Proteins encoded together in one Vitis vinifera cultivar Pinot Noir 40024 chromosome 4, ASM3070453v1 window:
- the LOC100246089 gene encoding probable UDP-arabinopyranose mutase 5 isoform X2 produces MRTPPSLLSLSIDSALLNLSNFSDLSPLPDHILLDLFLRTLKAGKLTEKILMLFMATGKDEVLALIQSLNIQLITPVLPTSKKMSQTNIGDDEVDIVIGALHADLTSFLNEWRPLFSRFHLIIVKDPDLREELKIPEGFNLHVYTKSDIDRVVGSSYTAINFSGYSCRYFGYLMSRKKYIFSVDDDCIPAKDDKGLSVDAVDQHITNLATPATPFFFNTLYDPFRKGTDFVRGYPFSLRSGVTCALSCGLWLNLADHDAPTQALKPGHRNSRYVDAVLTVPARALMPVSGVNIAFNRELAGPALFPGLRLAAEGKLRWETVEDIWCGLCVKVVCDHLGLGVKTGLPYVWRNDRGNAIESLKKEWEGVKLMEEVVPFFQSVRLSQAAVTTEDCMLEIVALVKERLATLDPVFARAAQAMADWIKLWKAVGSGSGSSRPSNG; encoded by the exons AGAACTTTGAAAGCTGGAAAGCTGACTGAGAAGATTTTGATGCTGTTCATGGCGACAGGAAAAGATGAAGTCCTTGCACTGATTCAATCTCTCAATATCCAGCTTATCACTCCTGTCCTTCCTACTAGTAA GAAAATGTCTCAAACAAACATTGGTGACGATGAGGTTGACATTGTGATTGGTGCACTCCATGCTGACCTCACATCCTTCCTGAATGAATGGAGACCACTATTCTCCCGATTTCACCTGATAATCGTGAAAGACCCTGACCTCAGAGAGGAGCTCAAAATACCAGAAGGCTTTAACCTCCACGTCTATACCAAGTCCGACATTGACCGAGTGGTGGGCTCGTCTTACACTGCCATTAATTTCTCTGGTTACTCATGTCGGTACTTTGGCTATCTCATGTCTAGGAAAAAGTACATCTTCTCAGTCGATGATGACTGCATCCCAGCAAAGGACGATAAGGGTCTTTCAGTAGATGCGGTCGACCAGCATATCACCAACCTTGCGACTCCAGCCACCCCTTTCTTCTTTAACACACTGTACGACCCTTTCCGCAAAGGAACAGATTTTGTTCGTGGGTACCCATTTAGCTTGCGGAGTGGAGTAACATGTGCTCTGTCATGTGGGCTCTGGCTGAACTTAGCTGACCACGATGCGCCCACACAAGCCCTCAAGCCAGGGCATAGGAATTCTCGGTATGTTGACGCTGTTCTGACTGTTCCAGCCAGAGCTCTGATGCCTGTGAGCGGTGTGAACATTGCTTTCAACCGGGAGCTGGCTGGACCAGCCTTGTTCCCAGGTCTGAGGCTGGCAGCTGAAGGAAAGCTGAGGTGGGAAACAGTGGAAGACATATGGTGCGGACTCTGTGTGAAGGTGGTATGCGATCACCTTGGGCTTGGTGTGAAAACCGGGCTGCCATATGTGTGGAGAAACGACAGAGGCAATGCCatagaaagcttgaagaaagagTGGGAAGGCGTGAAGCTGATGGAGGAAGTCGTCCCGTTCTTTCAGTCTGTGAGGTTGTCACAAGCAGCAGTCACAACAGAGGACTGCATGCTGGAGATAGTGGCATTGGTGAAGGAGCGGCTGGCAACATTGGATCCGGTCTTCGCTCGTGCTGCCCAAGCCATGGCCGATTGGATCAAGCTCTGGAAGGCAGTTGGATCAGGATCAGGATCCTCGCGGCCTTCTAATGGGTAA
- the LOC100246089 gene encoding probable UDP-arabinopyranose mutase 5 isoform X1 — translation MSQTNIGDDEVDIVIGALHADLTSFLNEWRPLFSRFHLIIVKDPDLREELKIPEGFNLHVYTKSDIDRVVGSSYTAINFSGYSCRYFGYLMSRKKYIFSVDDDCIPAKDDKGLSVDAVDQHITNLATPATPFFFNTLYDPFRKGTDFVRGYPFSLRSGVTCALSCGLWLNLADHDAPTQALKPGHRNSRYVDAVLTVPARALMPVSGVNIAFNRELAGPALFPGLRLAAEGKLRWETVEDIWCGLCVKVVCDHLGLGVKTGLPYVWRNDRGNAIESLKKEWEGVKLMEEVVPFFQSVRLSQAAVTTEDCMLEIVALVKERLATLDPVFARAAQAMADWIKLWKAVGSGSGSSRPSNG, via the coding sequence ATGTCTCAAACAAACATTGGTGACGATGAGGTTGACATTGTGATTGGTGCACTCCATGCTGACCTCACATCCTTCCTGAATGAATGGAGACCACTATTCTCCCGATTTCACCTGATAATCGTGAAAGACCCTGACCTCAGAGAGGAGCTCAAAATACCAGAAGGCTTTAACCTCCACGTCTATACCAAGTCCGACATTGACCGAGTGGTGGGCTCGTCTTACACTGCCATTAATTTCTCTGGTTACTCATGTCGGTACTTTGGCTATCTCATGTCTAGGAAAAAGTACATCTTCTCAGTCGATGATGACTGCATCCCAGCAAAGGACGATAAGGGTCTTTCAGTAGATGCGGTCGACCAGCATATCACCAACCTTGCGACTCCAGCCACCCCTTTCTTCTTTAACACACTGTACGACCCTTTCCGCAAAGGAACAGATTTTGTTCGTGGGTACCCATTTAGCTTGCGGAGTGGAGTAACATGTGCTCTGTCATGTGGGCTCTGGCTGAACTTAGCTGACCACGATGCGCCCACACAAGCCCTCAAGCCAGGGCATAGGAATTCTCGGTATGTTGACGCTGTTCTGACTGTTCCAGCCAGAGCTCTGATGCCTGTGAGCGGTGTGAACATTGCTTTCAACCGGGAGCTGGCTGGACCAGCCTTGTTCCCAGGTCTGAGGCTGGCAGCTGAAGGAAAGCTGAGGTGGGAAACAGTGGAAGACATATGGTGCGGACTCTGTGTGAAGGTGGTATGCGATCACCTTGGGCTTGGTGTGAAAACCGGGCTGCCATATGTGTGGAGAAACGACAGAGGCAATGCCatagaaagcttgaagaaagagTGGGAAGGCGTGAAGCTGATGGAGGAAGTCGTCCCGTTCTTTCAGTCTGTGAGGTTGTCACAAGCAGCAGTCACAACAGAGGACTGCATGCTGGAGATAGTGGCATTGGTGAAGGAGCGGCTGGCAACATTGGATCCGGTCTTCGCTCGTGCTGCCCAAGCCATGGCCGATTGGATCAAGCTCTGGAAGGCAGTTGGATCAGGATCAGGATCCTCGCGGCCTTCTAATGGGTAA